The following nucleotide sequence is from Trypanosoma brucei gambiense DAL972 chromosome 3, complete sequence.
CTTCCGAGTGCAATTTCAGTTGTATGAGTTCAAGGCCGACGCCTTATATTCACGGTAGCAGTTTGTTCTTATTGTTTGCTCTTTCTCCCCTCAATACCCAAGAAcaaaaaccacaaacaaaatCGTGAGGGGCCAGAGGCCAAGCAATTGGCAAGACGCGGGGGTGAAATCTTGCGTGTGCACacaaaggaagtaaaagttTAGAGAGAACGCAACATTACCTGCTATAAATAAAGTAAAGACTTGGAGGTGGAGACTGTGGTAAGCATCGGTGACGCAAGAGCGCTTTAACTGTCGTTtctttaatatttttatCCGGGTTCTGCAATGTCATCACGGACGCTGTATGATCAAGGTGTCACGCAAGCTCAGTGGGGTGAGCAGTTGCTTCATACCAAACCGTGCGTAAATATTCAGCTACCACAGCCGGAACATTCACTTCACCGCGAGGCCAGTGAGGCAGAGCGCGATAAAGCGTTGAAGTCGGCTTTAGGCATGCTGAGCGCTGTACTTGCTCGATCATCCGGGAACACGAAAGCTATCGTTGATTCTCCCGCTTTCGTGGCGAAATCTGTTGAATTACTACTACAACTGCTCTgcacctcttcttttccgtcGCTCCCGCATCAACATAATCCTTCGGCATCACCGGCACCCCTGTCAACGGTCCCGCCTAtacaacagcagcggtggcTGAAAATCGATTTTTGCGATCGAGAATATTTTGTTGATTCTGTCTGTAGGAACGTTCGCACACTTGTTGAACTAGACTGCGGCCCGCACCTCTTCGCCGAACTGGAGCAATGCCTAAAGGGGTACGTCACATCCATGGTGGAGTTACTTACGAGTAGTGGGGAAGATGGTGTGACTGCCGATGTGTTATTTGTGCGTCTTGCTCATGCATGGGGCCATTACTACCTAGCCGTTGCGGAGCTGCAGGAGGTTTGGGTCTACTTCGACCGCTGGTACGTGTTTAAAACACATGCAGTGAAGTCTATCGAGGGGTTGGCTATTGAAATTTTGCGTGAGGGGCTGTTGCTTCACCCCTGGCTTCTGCCACGTGCGCAGTTGGGATACCTGGATTGCCTCAGTCGTGATATTGTTGTGCACGCAAATAGCAGTGTAGAGAATGGCAACGGTGACGATTGGAACTCTCGTCACGAACTTCGGCTCTTCACAGACCTGTGCGCAGCAGTGCAGGTGTATTTCTTGCGCGTGGAGCCGGAGATTGTGGCATTGGTGGGGAAGTTCTACATGGAAGAGGCAGATCGCATGTGGAGTGCAGGTGTTCCCGCTGGAATATTCTTTGCTAGAGTAGAGCAGTTTCTGCTAGAATGTCGGGAGCGCGTGCGCGCCTGCTTGGTTTCTTACTCCTTACCAAAGCTTGAAAGCGTTACTCAGAGCTCTTTGCTGCTTACTCACGGCGTCGCCTTCCTCGAGCGTGATTTCGCAAATCTGGCAATGGAGAAAAAATACGACTGCTTCCGTCTTGCGTGGAGGCTTCTTGCTTCGGGGAAGTATGTGCGTCTCGGTAAGCAGTGCAATGCCGTTTTCCGCGCTTATATACTGCAACAAGGACTGTTAGTGATGCAACGATTTGCTGCGAGATCGGTGGAGAGGGATGTATTTGGGACCGTCAAAGCAATGATCGAGCTCATGCACCGTGGTGAAACTATAATTTCTGAAGGGTTTCCTGAGGATAGTGCAACATTTTCCATACAGTTGCGTGATGCGCTAACTGAAGTCTTGCAAGGGCATCAGATGGAGTTTGTTGAGCAGTTAGCCCGCTACTTAGACTGGGTGGTGCGTGGAAGTGACACGAGCACCGCGCTTGGGCAAAGTGATCATAGTGAAAGCAAGCCGATGGCCACCGCTGATGGAAGCAGTGACGTTGGTGGCGTCCTTAAGCTTCTGGATGATATTGGTCGCATCTATTCTTTATTTCCGTCCAAAGATATTTTCGAAAAGTTGTACTGGAGAGATCTTGCGCGTCGGCTCCTTCATCACCCGCGAGGAACGCCATGTGTGGACGTGGAGGGGCACTTTATTCAGATTCTGCGTGAAATCGTTGGAACGGATGCGGCAAAGTTCGAGGGAATGGTTAACGACCTCATGTCGTCGCAGGAGTTAAATGAGCGATTCCGGTTGTGGGTAGTAAACAAGCACACCGAGGTGCCGCCGTTATCTCCCCCACCCACGAGCGTGGCCAATGAAGAGGATGACCAGACGGAGACACCTCAGCCGaaagcacaacacaacaatgAAGGatatgaagaggaggaggagaaccACGAGGCTGTTGAAGCCGCGCTCGCCGCAGTAGACGTGAAACTGAACGTTCTCACGGATGGATACTGGCCAAAGCAAACGCCACTGAGTACCGAGCTACCCCCACAGTTGCGCGTTTTAGCCAAAAGTATGGAAGTTTTTTACCGAAAGTGCTTCGCTAAACGCCGTTTGATTTGGTTACATCAGCTTTCTTCCGCTGTTGTTAAGTCGGCAGTCGGTAACTCAAGGCGGCAATTGTCAGGAACTCTTGTACAAGCGAATGTGCTGCTCGCCCTGCAAGAAATTATAGATGCAGGGATGCATTCGGAGCAGTTATGCGTATCAGTTGGCGAGATTTGTGGTCAACTTGGGTTGGATATCTCATTGCCTGACGTTGTTGGTGCTATTCTTGGTCTGTGCCATCCCAAGTTTCGGTTACTTCTTCGCGCTCCCGGTTCCGGTACGGATGGCTCAAACCAACATGGGAGTGATGACGCCTCCGGTTATGGGTCTTCGGTTGGTGTTGTGGCTGCCACCCTTCTCGGTACTGATATCTTGCGCATCAACCACAGCTTTAGTGTTCCGTCACAGTTCTGCCGCATTCCGTTCCTTGGCGCTCGCCGCCGCGGAGGTGACGGAGCTGTTGACGAGAGAGCTGCTGATACCGACGGAGAGCAGACAATGGAAGACATAATGAAGGATCGAGTGCATGTCGTAGATGCCGCCATTGTTCGTTTGATGAAGCAACGTCGCCGCGCGAGTCACGAAGAAGTCATGGAGGAGGTACCGAAACTCGTGAGGTTTCCAGTAACGGCTTCTGCTGTGAAGGAGTCAGCACGGCGGTTGACGGAGCGTGGCTTTCTCGAGAGGGGTAAtacaaatgaatatatatatatttcgtAGCGCCCACTCGCGCTTTTAAAAAACTGACTTTCACAGCTTTTGGGAGGCAGTGGCCTCGCCCACCCTTCATAGTGCGGTAGTGGCGATTGTGAGAACGATGGATGCACGTTGGGTGTACAAGCGTCACTCAAGAGAGCGGGGGGGGGCCGTTAAAATGTAACTGGTTGTGCTGAGGGTTAAGGGACGGAGATTGTTATATCGTTCACCGAAAGTAaatatcatatatatattctcccCTCTGCGTATCTACTGGGTTTGTACATGTGGATTACGATCGTGCGCTACTTACTGTGGCAAATaaatttttatcttttcgctttttctCATCTTCTGCCCTTGCCTCAACTGAACGCTACCGCAGGGTAGTTGCTCCTTCGTTGAATCAAAAAGAATAGGTGAGTGCTGTAAAAGCGGTCTCAGTGTTTGGTTGAACACCTTTCTCGGAGTCGGGgcaagaagggggaaagtgctTCGCAAAAAGTAACAGAATAATATCACATATCTATacatttgtttccttgtGAGCATTTAACCACACTTAACGCGTGTGTAAAGTGCCACGTGAGAAAGGAGGGTTAGCAGGGGTGCACTGTAGTTCGTGAATTGTGCCACGTCTGTCAGTCATGTGGTTCACAAACATTACGAAGGATATTGGAGAGATTACTAGCAGCTTTGTGGAGGATACGCGGAACCTCGCTAATATCGTAACCCGCTTTGCCACTGAAGTAACCGGTGGCGATGTTCTCATTGCTGGTGATGAAGACTCACGCCTTGCGCAGCAATGCCCGCTTTCTGACACGGATATTGCATCATTCCAGCGGAATAGCATGGTTTTTCTTGACGATATTTCGGAAGATGAGAAGGCGTCATTTGATGTATGGGCAAAGGAAAGTGAGTTTAAATCACAGCCATTGCCTCAACGACGAGAAGGGCATGCTGAGCTTTTACCAGGTAGTCGGTATGAGAAGTTAGCAACTTTCCGCCAACAGTTGTTGGATACCAATCCGTTCGTGAAGAAAAGGTATGCGGCGTTTGTGTTAAGCGACGAGCGGCGCCACCAAAAGGGGGGTGCGGAGGCCATTGAACATAAAAGAGACGAACAGGTTGATACAGCTGCCGAACACATGGAAAAAGATGAAATTGCTCCACTGGATGAAACCCTGCGGATTACGGAGGATGTATTTTTTGaccgttatttttttcgcCTTTCTCAGCTTCGTCTCCGCCTTGCGGCAGAGCGAAAACAGCGTGAGGAAGCCACtaaaaaggaggagttggAGGTCAATGGAATCGATCAGTGGAGTAAGGGGGGCCTCAAAGCATTTACCCAGCGTATTGTTGAAGCAGCAGATGGTTTGATCAACTGGGATGACGAAAACAGAGAACGGAGCGGTGAGTCGCAGCGCACGAAATCAGAGTGCGAAACTCAGGAAAATACTATAGCAGCATTGCAGTCAGTAGTGCAAGCACTGCAGAGTGAACTGTGGAGTGAAAAACGAAAATTAGCGGCCGTGCTGGAAGTGGCGCGTAATTGTGGACTTAGCgaggagcagcagcggctgctACGTGAGGCGGCACAGAATGAGGAACATAGTGGCAACGCACCAGTGAGATCTTCCGTCTGTGAGTTGGAGTTGACAGGAAGTGGGCGAAAGTCAATGTCAGTGCGGTCAAAGGGGGGAGATAAGGAAAGTAGGGGAGGTAGTGTTGATGGCAGGGAGTCAAGGAAAAATGTAGATGGGGCGGATGGGAATGTAAAGGTTTCATCGAAGGCGGCGAGTGAGGGAGATAATAATGAGTCCAGTTCAGGTGTTCAATTTTTCGTTGACAATGATGGTTGGACAAATGTAAAGTAGGTGGTAGTGTGCTGTTCACTGCTTGTACTGATTTAACTACCACTGCTACGACGTCAATTTCACTGTTATTAGTATTTTCACCTgtcgttaaaaaaaaaaaacttccgTCATTAGATGTGAAAACTCCTCACTGTGTTGCctggttcctttttttttaccgaaTTGGCatcgtgaaaaaaaaataatactctTGCGCGTGTGAATTTACAAATTTGTGTTGGATCTTGCGAGTGCGGAGCGTTTGAATGTTACGACTCTtgtcgttttgtttgttcatccGTGTGTGCTCACGCGAGTTCAGTGGAGAAGTACGTGCGgccgtttatttatttgtatatgcaGTTCCCTTCCGTTATGCAGATGGCGTTAATATACGTGCTTTGAAGGAGTTTGACTGAAGGATGTGGTGACGGGGGAAATTATGGTGTTGTTGGTGTCTCCAAGCTTTTATAATCTTTGTTTTGATAACTTTTACTCTGAGAGGGAAGAACACAATAAATGGCTGTATTTAGTCACTGGtctaaaaagaagagaagtgtTTACCAACTGGCAGTGAGGATGTTTTGTCGAGTCACGACCTGTTTTATCATCATTGTGAGGAGCGGAGGTTCACTATTCTCAGGCGCGGAACGCAATAATTATTGACTTTTCCGTCTAGCCGTGGCCCACACAAAGTGTTAAGTGCATGGTTTGTGTTGTacagtgcttttttttttttaccattaTTGTTGATACTGACTTTGTGGCCTTTTGCCAGGTGCTGCcgatttctttttatttgtctcTTCCCCTTTGGTATGCACTGAGTTGGTGCCCTCGCCATCTTTCGATGCATGAGCGCAAATAGAGGCGcgtgggggggggaagtagagaaagtgggggaaaccggtgagtttttttaaaaaagaaagatttTAAATATGTCCAGTGGTTGTGCGTGTGTTCATGTACAGGTTCCACTTGTAGACGTTTcgtacaaaagaaaaagggcatGGAAGTAACTTATGTGGGATCATAAGagtaattatatatatatatatatatgtgtgtgtgtgtgtgtgtgaagtgTCTGTAACGCATACGTGCTTGTaggtgtatttgtgtgtgttgttatAGGGATGATatgaaataataacagaTGTACGGGTGTTGCCAATATCCCCCTCGTTCACCTTTTCAcgatttgtatttgttttgtttcttcatccCTTTATTGAGCGTGTTTGttccactttttcttttcaatttGCAAGGGAGAGGCGGCTCACCTGGACGTGAGCGTAGGCACGTAGGTGCGAGTATATTCCCAGCGGTTTAATAAAAGTGTGTTCCCCCTCCCCGTTAAGAAGATACACTTCAGTTATTTTTAGTATTGTCACGCATTGTCGCCTCTGGAGAAATGTTGCTTTGCAAGCAACCAGGGGACACTACCATATTTGCCACTGCCACAGTAGACCATATCAGCCTTTACAAtctttcttctgtttcgCCTCTTGCACGGGAGTTGTCGGTAACCCCAACTCCAGACAGGCAACACGTTCGCATTATTGATTCGACCAATGAGGCCGCTGCCGACCTTTCTCCTTACGGGAATCAACCCTGTTCTGTAATTAACACCATTGTACACAATGCGTGTCGACGACCATTTGTTCCAATATGGAGAGTCCCATTCTCGCAGGTGCGCGGTAGCGGCATTAGCGGCGGTGAAGATGAAGCGAACAGATGCACACCGCTTTCGCTTGCACTTAGTTGTGCTGGGGGCGCGCAGAGGCTATTTGTGTCCGAAAGCGGTAGTGGTGCATGGGTGGGCGAAGGGATGTCATTTTCCGCACTGTCTGTCCCCTCCGAAATTGTTACAACGAGTGCGTATGTTGACAGAGATACCAGAGCAGAATCAATACAATACACTAAAAGCGGTATTCAAGGGAATGATATTGTCACATCCGGCTGGGCGTATCGCGACCCAACATTACTTGCCATTGGTCGACATAGGGGTGTTGTGCAACTTCTGCGCGTAGAAGGTAGCGGCTCCCATCCCTCTCTTCACACCACAGTGGTTCAGGAACGTGTTCTTCAGGGAAGTGTAACTTCTCTCGATTGGGTTCCAAACACTGACATTCTCGTCGTGGCGGCGCGACGGCGAGATGAGTATGGTTGCTTTGCGGAGGTGATGGATTTTCGGTCTCGAGAAGTAGCTATTCGCTACCTCGGTGCCCCACCAGGCGTTACTCCCACTTCTTCACGCGCTTCgaggcaacaacaaccccTGCGCTGTGGTGTTGGTATTGCGTCTACGGGTGCATTATGCTTTGCAGAGGCTATTGCCTGTGACATGTCGCAGAAGTACGTCGCGGCTGccggcaacaacaaccgcCATGACGTACTTCAACTTTGGGATCTGCGGATGAGCTCAAGGCCAGTTAGTGCGCACGTTCACGCCAGCCTGGGATACACGTCTCTCAGCTGGGTGTCGTGTGCAACTCCTACTGTAGTCAGCACCACCCGAAAAAGGGGGCTATGGATGTATACGTTTACAGATTCGCAAAGTCAAGGTGGTGATGATAGTGATGATAGcggtgaggaaaaggaaagacgaCAACGTTTGCTCCCTTCGGAGGACCGGTATCGCTTACATACCCGGGTGCCAGCAGCATGTGCTGCATCATTGGGGGGAGACCAAGCTGTTACACCGACTACGGGTGTTGAAACGTCACAACCGGGTGTAGCGGCGTCTCCTCACAAGGGAAGTGCACACCATAGAGCAGGCAAATGCGACCAAGTGCAGAATGGGCAACATCTCAAGTTGCCGTGTCTTGTTCTGCTCGATGCCGCTTCGGGTGAGTTGTACCCACAAGTGGCTCTTCCGAGAAAAACAATGGTCACAATGATCAATGACATCCCTGTGTGGAGCGCGGGACCCAATGTATTTCGCTTTCATCGTGATATTAATGAGCTGCTCGACGATATGGAGGATGACAGTAATTTGCAATTACGAAAACAGAAGGACCAGCACATACCCGACACTATCGCTAAGGAACCTTCTGCCAGTGCCGGTAGCCTTAGCGAGGGGGAATTTGAAGAAGAGAGCGGTGAGGCGGAGCGCACTGGTGAAAACCTTTTAGACCTGCTGAAAGCATCAGTGTTCATGAACAAAGATTACGACGAGACGACCCTCGCCTCTCTGTCCACGACATTACCGGCTGCAATAAAGGAACGGCCAAATATTCCTACTGTTAGGCGCCCGTTATTGTCGTTGAGGCGTCTCCGCGAGGGATTCGTGCCTTACTCACATCAAGTTTTTTCTGTGCTGTCACACGAAATGGCAGATCGTGAGGCTTATGCTCTGTTCCGCTACGGGTGGTACATGCAACGACACATtcacaaggggaaaacaattaCCCCGGCATCTTCTGTTGTTCCCAGCTTACTGGAACTGCTCCGGAAAAAGCCACAGGTGCAAGTAACTGAAGTCATTCTCCGCGCAATGGGGTGGTGCATCGATCGAGATGAGGAGGCACTGATGCTGCAGCCGTTAGACTCCCCAACAACTGTTAGGGAGAGCAGCAGGATCGGTGTTTTATCACCAAACATCGTACCGCAGACGACACACCAGGTATCCGGTCGATTTCATGGCCTTCCCCTGTATTGCCATCAGAGACCGTTGGCATCTGAAAAGGGAAGCACCATGTTTTCGTCTCCCTCAGCATCGTCCGGAAGTACAGAGTACGCGGCCGATGTGCTCTCTCAGAACTCTCTACCGCCGTTTGAATGTCAGGTGGCGCCCTCTCCTGAGGTTGAGTTCTGCGACCGCGTTGGCGCCGCCTCACCGGAGGATGCAGTTGAACGGCGTGTTGCTATTCATGTTTGCATGGGTTATCTGAGTGAGGCGGCACGACTGCTCTCTCATTACAGTGACCTGCGGCCTTCCTACGCGAATGTCGCCCTTATACTAGAGTCAGCTGCACAGGGTCATTTTCCGGTTGCAAATATCGTTGCGCCTGCGGGCTGTAGTTACTGGATGCATTTGTGCGTTGAGCTGTTGGGGATGTATGCACATCATTCGTCCATAGGAGGCGCCGATCGAGGGAACGGCGAGCGCGAGCGACCAGGGTCAGGTTGGTCAAGCGCTTCATCACACGTGGCAGGGCGCAAGTTCTTTACGTGTTTCACGAGGCGATACCCTCAAATGCCCCTCCCGGACCAAGTAGCCCTGGCCACAGTTCTGTTATTCCCATACGCATCAGCCGATTCGCAGGAACAGCTAGCCTCCGGCGACAATAAATGCGAGGAATCGTGGGAGGCCCTAGGTGATATACTTCAAGAGATGACGATGATGCAGTTTGATTCTTCTCTAGGTTGCAGttgctcccttttcctttcggcGGCTGTCGAGCCACTTGATAGCGAATACACTTCTGTACAACGTTACGTTGATGAAACGGGTGACGTGCAAACTCCGGTGGTATACTTTGCACTATATGGGTCTACAAAGAGCAGGAGTTGGCGTTTGTGGAACGATGCCTACCGCACTCAGTTGAACAATGGTGGCCATTCAATCCTCCGCAGTATCCACGATCTCGCGTGCTCAAAAATGTCGCAGATGCGTGAAAAGGTAAACGAGAATTTCAAGAGCAGTGAATATAATAATTCTATGTCGTTCCCACTCGCTGGCCGGGACGGTGTAGTGCCACTCGCATCAAATTTCGTGGGGAGGACATTTAGTGGTTTCGTGGGAGCGCCGACGGCTTCCGTAATTTCTGGCACTGAAGGCAGGCCGATGTCAAAGAGACTAACGGGAACGGGAGGTGTGGTGCTGAGATGCAAATGCGGACGTCGCGTACCCACATTTCCTGCCAATGCCGAGGGGGATGCGGTGGAACCAACATCAACGGCTATTAAGGCAGCGGCCATGGAAGGGAGCCAACAGTCACTGTGCAAAATACCTGACTGCCTAACACCCATGTGCGTAGTATGCAGCGAGCCGGTATTCCGTCAAAAATCTGGTTATACGTTCGAGGAGTCTTTTACGTGGTGCACCGTCTGTCTACATGGAGGCCACTGGATGCACTTACGAGAGTGGTTTGTGAAGCATCGAACTTGCCCTGCTGAGGATTGTTCCTGTCGTTGCTACTACCCTTTAAATGAGCGTTGTGGTGTGTGATGTCAGGGTAATTTCTCTGTCGACATGTCAATTTTATACAGTGATACAGTTTGGGCGACGGACTCTTCGTCTGTTGGCCTCCTGTTCTTGTtagtgtatgtgtgttttgagTATTCCTTTCATTCGAACCCACGCGCGCACACCTGTATATCTATTTGCTATTCATGTGCTACTTTGCCTCTGTGGGGGTGTATAACCGGACTCTGACTGACTCCAAAGCTCAACTTTCCGAACACCGTTACCCTCGCTGTACATGCGTTTCTTGTGTTTGCACGCGGATAGTAGTGGGGGCCAAAAACAGTGGTAGGAGCGATGAAGTACTTTGCATGTCGTTTGGATGACCACAATGGCTTTGGTTTACTTATCGGTCACACACTTAGCTACTTCACTGCGCGCCGGGCCACGACGAAAGGCTTTAGCACTGCGACGCCGAAAAGCGCCGGCAGCGGTACCGATGGTGAAGACGCCTTCAACTTTCATGTGCAGTATACAGTGACGCTGCCGCATGTCTTCGGTTTTGCCCCGAAGTGTTTTAGCATGGCCAACTATTCTCTTTATGGAGTGGACATGGCAATCATCGGCGGTAGCAATGGCGTGCTAGGTGTAGTGGTAATGCACGATGGCAGCATTGTGTATGCACCGGATCGCAGTCCCGAGGTAATGAATGCGAACAATCAAAGATCAGCGACTACAACATCCGTTTGGGCTCTATCGTGTGCGGCCAGGAGCTTACCATCTGTGCGAATGCTTGATACAGCCTCCACACTCAAGCAGGTGGCTGGTGccacatcatcaccaccttTTCCCCAACCAATGCCTCTTGCAGACAGAGGTGTTGGTACCGTTACTTGGATTCAAAACGACGCGTTGGTGTTCGTTGGATTTACGTCGGGTCAAGTTGAGTGGTACCGTGTCACCACCCGCATCCGCCAACcagaaagcaaagagaagAGTTCGGAATTGATTAATATCGGTACAGTTGGAAGGCCAACACGTTCGGGGTGTGTGACGGGAGCTTTTCCGGCGAATGGAGATATGTTTGCAGGGATGACTAATCCTAGTGGCGCGAATCATCGGACCTCAGACAGCTTCCCACACCATCAAAGTACATGGGTGAACAGACAGAGTAGGAGAGAGGGTGCACCGCAGTTAGGTTCAAAGGAGGAGCATAAGGATGGTTGGTTTGTTGACATCTGCAGCCACTACTCAAGTAATTACTTTGCGGAAACTGGGGGTTTTGTGACAAGCGAATATTTCCCCGCCACAGGCCTTGTGCTTGCTGCAGCAGAGCGGGCGCTCTACGTGTTTACCAGAAAGCAGCCTGAGACAACGCTTTGCTGTGTGCCACGCACTGGGTGCACTTACATTTCCTGTcatccttctcttcctcttgttgCGTGCCTTGGTtgcggaaacaaaacaccaaatatcAACGGAGATCCTGGGGAAGGTTCATGTGCTCTACAAGTGTTAGAGTGGACGGATGAGGGAGAGATGTGTCCAGTAACAGAAATTTGTGTTTTGACGCCATCTAGCGACTCAAGTGCACGCTGTTGTTCCCACCTGAATTGTTCGTGGAATCAGGGCGCCGAGCTGCAACTTGCGGTGTGCAACATGAAGGAGTGTGCCATTCAGTTGTTAAATCTCTCGCGTGCGGAGGAGTGGGTACACTGTGAGACAGTACCAACTGCACGCCGTCGC
It contains:
- a CDS encoding cullin 4B, putative: MSSRTLYDQGVTQAQWGEQLLHTKPCVNIQLPQPEHSLHREASEAERDKALKSALGMLSAVLARSSGNTKAIVDSPAFVAKSVELLLQLLCTSSFPSLPHQHNPSASPAPLSTVPPIQQQRWLKIDFCDREYFVDSVCRNVRTLVELDCGPHLFAELEQCLKGYVTSMVELLTSSGEDGVTADVLFVRLAHAWGHYYLAVAELQEVWVYFDRWYVFKTHAVKSIEGLAIEILREGLLLHPWLLPRAQLGYLDCLSRDIVVHANSSVENGNGDDWNSRHELRLFTDLCAAVQVYFLRVEPEIVALVGKFYMEEADRMWSAGVPAGIFFARVEQFLLECRERVRACLVSYSLPKLESVTQSSLLLTHGVAFLERDFANLAMEKKYDCFRLAWRLLASGKYVRLGKQCNAVFRAYILQQGLLVMQRFAARSVERDVFGTVKAMIELMHRGETIISEGFPEDSATFSIQLRDALTEVLQGHQMEFVEQLARYLDWVVRGSDTSTALGQSDHSESKPMATADGSSDVGGVLKLLDDIGRIYSLFPSKDIFEKLYWRDLARRLLHHPRGTPCVDVEGHFIQILREIVGTDAAKFEGMVNDLMSSQELNERFRLWVVNKHTEVPPLSPPPTSVANEEDDQTETPQPKAQHNNEGYEEEEENHEAVEAALAAVDVKLNVLTDGYWPKQTPLSTELPPQLRVLAKSMEVFYRKCFAKRRLIWLHQLSSAVVKSAVGNSRRQLSGTLVQANVLLALQEIIDAGMHSEQLCVSVGEICGQLGLDISLPDVVGAILGLCHPKFRLLLRAPGSGTDGSNQHGSDDASGYGSSVGVVAATLLGTDILRINHSFSVPSQFCRIPFLGARRRGGDGAVDERAADTDGEQTMEDIMKDRVHVVDAAIVRLMKQRRRASHEEVMEEVPKLVRFPVTASAVKESARRLTERGFLERGNTNEYIYIS